One stretch of Lucilia cuprina isolate Lc7/37 chromosome 6, ASM2204524v1, whole genome shotgun sequence DNA includes these proteins:
- the LOC111677016 gene encoding exostosin-2: MINKLAFIRNECQHHIYIVLLISAFALSGISVYNIVTRVQRLKNDLKYYNKISLDFNDITEVRLAESADRSKERRHNCSIWTCVDPYRCGHDRISIYVYPLVEYIDASSGAEAAPLTQEFYQILSTIVKSPYYTSNPNQACLFVPSIDLINQNNVNIDLVNRALASLEHWNDGRNHVLFNLLAGSYPTFNTVVDVNSDNAIVVGAGFDSWSYRRGFDVSIPVWSPFLRSHPTARTSTTGEYTLVVAQLNILPKLLWTVRSLIDEYPNDILLLKQCNDKAIRGERCLSENNEENKFEYPEVLSKGTFCLLGASARLGQPDLLEMLALNCIPIIAIDTYVLPFEDVIDWSLVSIRIREPDLHLVMERIKRISGDKIEEMKRQGRLLYNNYFNSIRSITMTTLEYLQTRMFPHNERNTKHWNFVDSSNGVALNPLFLSRVVSRADGFTAVILTYDRVESLFILIEKLSLVPSLHAILVIWNNQQKSPPLLSSFPAISRPIKIIQTRNNRLSNRFFPYKDIETEAILTIDDDINMLTDDEVEFGYEVWREFPDRIVGFPSRLHVWENLTSHWRYESEWTNQISMVLTGAAFHHKYWSHMYTYRMPDVIREIVDSRMNCEDIAMNFLVSNVTNKPPIKVTPRKKFKCPECANNEMLSADLNHMRERSRCIDEFSHIYGRMPLRTVEFRADPVLFKDNFPEKLKRFSDMGTL; encoded by the exons atGATTAATAAACTTGCTTTTATACGCAATGAGTGTCAACATCATATTTACATTGTTCTATTAATCTCGGCCTTTGCATTAAGTGGTATATCTGTGTATAATATTGTCACCAGAGTCCAACGTCtgaaaaatgatttaaagtATTATAATAAGATATCATTAGACTTTAATGACATTACAGAGGTGAGATTAGCCGAGAGTGCAGACAGATCGAAGGAACGTCGCCATAATTGTTCAATATGGACTTGTGTGGATCCTTATCGTTGTGGGCATGATCGGATTAGTATTTATGTTTACCCCTTAGTGGAGTACATTGATGCTAGTTCTGGTGCTGAAGCTGCGCCTTTAACACAGgagttttatcaaattttaagcACCATAGTTAAAAGTCCATATTATACCTCAAATCCAAATCAAGCATGTCTTTTTGTGCCAAGCATTGATTTGATAAATCAGAATAATGTTAATATTGATTTGGTGAATAGAGCATTGGCTTCGTTAGAGCACTGGAACGATGGACGAAAtcatgttttgtttaatttgctaGCCGGCTCTTATCCCACATTCAACACAGTGGTTGATGTAAATTCGGATAATGCTATTGTGGTGGGAGCAGGTTTTGATTCTTGGTCATACAGACGAGGTTTTGACGTCTCTATACCAGTTTGGAGTCCCTTCTTAAGAAGCCATCCTACTGCGCGAACTTCGACGACTGGTGAATATACCTTAGTGGTGGCACAACTTAATATTTTGCCAAAACTATTGTGGACAGTACGAAGTCTTATAGATGAGTATCCTAATGACATTTTATTGCTAAAGCAGTGTAATGATAAAGCCATACGTGGTGAACGTTGTTTATCAGAGAATAATGAGGAGAATAAATTTGAATATCCTGAAGTTTTATCTAAAGgaacattttgtttattggGTGCTAGCGCACGACTGGGACAACCAGATCTTCTGGAAATGCTTGCATTAAATTGTATACCAATAATCGCGATAGACACTTATGTTTTGCCTTTTGAAGATGTAATCGACTGGTCTTTGGTATCCATAAGAATACGCGAACCCGATTTACACTTGGTTATGGAAAGAATTAAGCGAATATCAGGTGATAAAATCGAAGAGATGAAACGTCAGGGTCGTCTATTATACAATAACTACTTTAACAGCATACGTTCTATTACAATGACAACATTAGAATACCTACAAACTCGTATGTTTCCACACAATGAACGTAATACAAAGCATTGGAACTTTGTGGATAGCTCTAATGGGGTAGCCTTAAATCCTCTATTTTTATCGCGTGTTGTAAGTCGAGCGGATGGCTTTACTGCAGTCATATTAACTTATGATCGTGTAGAAAGTCTTTTCATATTGATAGAAAAGTTATCTTTAGTACCTTCATTGCATGCAATACTGGTCATTTGGAATAATCAACAAAAGTCACCACCTTTAT TGTCCAGTTTCCCCGCCATTTCTAGGcccataaaaattatacaaacacGTAATAATAGACTTTCTAATCGATTTTTCCCCTATAAGGATATAGAAACTGAAGCTATATTGACAATTGATGATGACATTAACATGTTAACAGACGATGAAGTAGAATTTGG ATATGAGGTCTGGCGTGAATTTCCGGATAGAATAGTTGGCTTTCCTAGTCGTTTACATGTATGGGAGAATTTAACCTCTCACTGGCGTTATGAGTCTGAATGGACAAATCAAATCTCTATGGTTCTAACTGGAGCAGCATTCCATCATAAATATTGGAGTCATATGTATACATATCGCATGCCTGATGTTATAAGGGAAATTGTAGATAGCCGCATGAATTGTGAGGATATTGCTATGAACTTTTTAGTGTCAAATGTCACCAATAAACCACCAATAAAAGTAACTCCTCGAAAAAAGTTCAAATGTCCCGAATGCGCAAACAATGAAATGTTATCAGCCGATTTAAATCACATGCGCGAAAGATCAAGATGTATTGATGAATTTTCACATATCTATGGACGAATGCCACTACGTACGGTGGAATTTAGAGCTGATCCTGTCTTATTCAAAGACAATTTCCCAGAAAAGTTAAA